Proteins found in one uncultured Desulfuromonas sp. genomic segment:
- a CDS encoding thiamine pyrophosphate-dependent enzyme — MEQQVELLMGNEAMACGLIESGCQVVAAYPGTPSTEILQAVVDRRATAEEPLHIEWSVNEKVAFEVALAASYTGKRSAAIMKQVGLNVAADPFMRSAYLGVKGGFVTIVADDPGPHSSQNEQDTRLFCLQGRVPVFDPASPAEAKELLPLAFELSEKYEMLTVLRPATRICHSRQNVSHQPVQQLKRSARFEKDPNRWGATPAFLPDLHRKLNENLVAFSAEPDVQPRLTQGDGSRARLALVASGIVYGHLVDLLSELDLSNVVDLYQVVMPYPLNSAWIDTMHADYDRVMILEETYPVIEMQLAHGGAFGKQSGDLVKEGELTPDVVHEALARFLDLEAPAPAPANSRGQRPSLCPGCPHRSAFYSIKKTFPKGIFPSDIGCYTLGVNLKVVDTAHCMGACISQGAGFYQAYAQDGEDFPTVVVTIGDSTFFHSGVTALINAVIQKARIIVVILDNATAAMTGGQPVPHLGRTATGEATKAIAIEPLVKASGVEFLECCDPYHNDAFEDALKRADAHIRGPQGGVAVVISRHGCLMEREVVKNQPRYAMEITSDCIGCRRCVEAFECPALSMDEATTMAVLDQDRCIGCGTCIPVCPVHAIKGAIKGTSEGELS, encoded by the coding sequence ATGGAACAACAGGTTGAACTACTGATGGGCAACGAAGCCATGGCCTGCGGACTGATCGAGTCCGGCTGCCAGGTGGTCGCCGCCTATCCGGGCACACCGTCCACGGAGATTCTCCAGGCGGTGGTTGATCGCCGTGCCACGGCCGAAGAGCCACTGCATATCGAGTGGTCGGTGAACGAAAAAGTGGCGTTTGAAGTGGCGCTGGCCGCCAGCTACACCGGCAAACGCAGTGCCGCCATCATGAAACAGGTGGGACTGAACGTTGCCGCCGACCCGTTCATGCGCAGCGCCTACCTCGGCGTCAAGGGTGGCTTTGTCACCATCGTTGCCGATGATCCCGGTCCGCACAGCTCGCAGAACGAGCAGGACACCCGACTGTTCTGCCTGCAGGGACGGGTGCCGGTATTCGATCCGGCCAGCCCGGCCGAAGCGAAAGAATTGTTGCCGCTGGCGTTTGAATTGTCGGAAAAATACGAAATGCTCACCGTCTTGCGTCCGGCGACACGCATCTGCCACTCGCGGCAGAATGTCAGCCACCAGCCGGTCCAGCAGTTAAAACGCAGCGCCCGTTTCGAAAAAGATCCCAATCGCTGGGGCGCAACCCCGGCCTTTCTGCCCGACCTGCACCGCAAACTCAACGAAAATCTCGTCGCCTTTTCTGCGGAGCCGGACGTACAGCCGCGCCTGACTCAAGGTGATGGCAGTCGCGCCCGGCTGGCCCTGGTCGCCTCCGGCATTGTCTATGGCCATCTGGTCGACCTGCTTTCTGAACTGGACTTGAGCAATGTGGTGGACCTGTATCAGGTGGTGATGCCGTATCCGCTCAACAGCGCCTGGATCGACACAATGCACGCGGACTATGACCGGGTGATGATCCTCGAAGAGACCTACCCGGTAATCGAAATGCAGCTGGCCCATGGCGGTGCTTTCGGCAAACAGAGCGGTGATCTTGTTAAGGAAGGGGAACTGACGCCCGATGTGGTGCATGAAGCGCTGGCCCGTTTCCTCGATCTGGAAGCTCCGGCTCCCGCCCCGGCCAACAGCCGTGGTCAACGGCCGTCGCTGTGTCCGGGCTGCCCGCACCGCAGCGCGTTTTACAGCATTAAAAAGACCTTCCCCAAGGGGATTTTCCCGTCCGATATCGGCTGCTACACTCTCGGCGTTAACCTCAAAGTTGTCGATACTGCCCATTGCATGGGCGCCTGCATCAGCCAGGGCGCGGGTTTCTATCAAGCCTATGCCCAGGACGGCGAGGACTTTCCAACCGTGGTGGTGACTATCGGTGATTCGACCTTTTTCCATTCCGGGGTGACGGCGCTGATCAATGCCGTGATCCAGAAGGCGCGCATCATCGTGGTGATTCTCGATAATGCTACTGCAGCCATGACCGGCGGTCAGCCGGTGCCGCATCTCGGTCGCACCGCCACCGGCGAAGCGACCAAGGCCATTGCCATTGAGCCGTTGGTAAAGGCCAGCGGGGTTGAGTTCCTCGAATGTTGCGATCCTTACCATAACGACGCGTTTGAAGACGCCTTGAAGCGAGCGGATGCCCATATCCGTGGCCCACAAGGCGGTGTGGCCGTGGTGATTTCACGGCACGGTTGCCTGATGGAGCGTGAGGTGGTGAAAAATCAGCCACGCTATGCCATGGAGATTACCAGCGACTGTATCGGCTGCCGCCGGTGCGTGGAAGCGTTTGAATGTCCGGCCTTGAGCATGGACGAGGCCACCACCATGGCGGTGCTCGATCAGGACCGCTGTATCGGCTGCGGCACCTGTATTCCGGTGTGTCCGGTACACGCCATCAAAGGGGCAATCAAAGGAACCAGCGAGGGGGAATTGTCATGA
- a CDS encoding ABC transporter ATP-binding protein, whose translation MLHLDAVSKQFGGLPALSDVTFRVPQGQITALIGPNGAGKSTLINCITGVLTPTCGSISLANGTNSQEISTLPSHAISRLGVARTFQNLKLFERLSVLDNVLAGLNNEAGSSLIMALLRLPYLRHRERQLKLRALEALDRFGLADKADWPAGVMAYGDKKRLELARATVSQPQLILLDEPVAGLNATETLAVEQQLRRLRQEGQTLLLVEHDMELVMGLADQVVVLDSGGVIACGTPEEVQRNPRVLEAYLGSMEATA comes from the coding sequence ATGCTGCATCTTGACGCGGTCAGCAAACAGTTCGGCGGTCTGCCCGCTTTGTCCGATGTCACCTTCAGAGTGCCGCAAGGGCAGATCACGGCGCTGATCGGCCCCAATGGTGCGGGTAAAAGTACCCTGATCAATTGCATTACCGGTGTGTTGACGCCAACGTGCGGTTCGATCAGTTTGGCCAACGGAACAAACAGTCAGGAGATCAGCACGTTGCCGTCTCATGCGATCTCTCGACTCGGTGTCGCGCGCACCTTTCAGAATCTCAAGTTGTTCGAGCGGCTGTCAGTGCTCGACAATGTGTTGGCCGGGCTCAATAATGAGGCGGGCAGCAGCCTGATCATGGCCCTGCTGCGCCTGCCTTACCTGCGTCATCGCGAACGGCAGCTCAAACTCCGCGCCCTCGAAGCGCTCGATCGTTTCGGCCTTGCCGACAAAGCCGATTGGCCCGCCGGGGTGATGGCCTATGGCGATAAAAAACGTCTGGAGCTGGCGCGCGCCACGGTCAGTCAGCCGCAATTGATCCTGCTCGATGAGCCGGTGGCCGGACTCAATGCCACCGAAACCCTGGCCGTAGAGCAGCAGTTACGCCGCCTGCGCCAAGAGGGGCAGACGCTGTTGCTGGTGGAACATGACATGGAGCTGGTCATGGGTCTGGCTGATCAGGTAGTGGTGCTTGATAGTGGCGGTGTGATTGCTTGTGGCACGCCGGAAGAAGTGCAGCGTAATCCTCGGGTGTTGGAGGCTTATTTGGGGAGTATGGAGGCGACGGCTTGA
- a CDS encoding branched-chain amino acid ABC transporter permease has protein sequence MQASNDLLQFIIAGLTNGAIYALIALGFSVVHNAMGIVNFVQVDFVSLGGMLMFSALLTLGLPMMPGVLLAVAGVALVAMLVERFGLRPSRSHNELVLIFLTIGLSIILRGAMKMIWGTNRMALPPLSGEKPIALFGATILPQAVWILVLTVVAISLLHWFFHHTPLGLAMRAVASNPTAAAVVGIRGGRIRLTSYGIAGALGGLAGVLVTPITTLSYDVGVLLGLKGFAAAILGGFGSFPGAILGGIGLGLLESLSAGYWSSAYKDVVAFVVLLLVLFVRPKGLLGK, from the coding sequence TTGCAAGCATCCAACGACCTTTTACAATTTATCATTGCCGGACTGACCAATGGCGCTATCTATGCCCTGATTGCGCTGGGCTTCAGCGTGGTGCACAACGCCATGGGCATTGTCAATTTTGTGCAGGTCGATTTCGTGTCTCTAGGCGGGATGCTGATGTTTTCCGCCTTGCTTACCCTTGGCTTGCCGATGATGCCGGGGGTGCTGCTGGCCGTGGCCGGGGTGGCTCTGGTGGCGATGCTGGTAGAGCGTTTCGGCTTACGGCCATCGCGCTCCCACAACGAGCTGGTGTTGATTTTTCTCACCATCGGCTTGTCGATTATCCTGCGCGGGGCAATGAAAATGATCTGGGGCACCAACCGCATGGCCTTGCCGCCGCTCAGCGGTGAGAAGCCGATTGCCCTGTTCGGTGCCACCATCCTGCCTCAGGCGGTGTGGATTCTGGTGTTGACTGTGGTGGCGATCAGCCTGTTGCACTGGTTCTTTCACCACACACCGTTGGGGCTGGCCATGCGCGCCGTGGCATCGAATCCGACGGCGGCGGCTGTGGTTGGTATTCGCGGCGGACGCATCCGTCTGACCAGCTACGGCATTGCCGGGGCGCTGGGTGGTCTGGCCGGGGTGCTGGTAACACCGATCACCACCCTGAGTTACGATGTCGGCGTGCTGCTTGGTTTGAAAGGCTTTGCGGCGGCGATTCTTGGCGGTTTTGGTTCGTTTCCTGGCGCGATCCTTGGTGGGATTGGGCTGGGGTTGCTTGAATCACTCTCGGCTGGGTACTGGTCGAGTGCTTATAAAGATGTGGTGGCGTTTGTGGTGCTGCTGCTGGTGTTGTTTGTGCGGCCTAAGGGGTTGCTGGGGAAGTAG
- a CDS encoding ATP-binding cassette domain-containing protein codes for MTAINNTDRKVPLLEITNLTAHYGAAQALFGVDLQIHQGETVALVGANGAGKSTLLKCVMGLVTPSGGTIHLDGQPVTGNAPATMVRHGLAFSPEGREVFPHLSVEENLTLGAMALKLRRGEQQTRLDEVYQRFAKLKERRNQLAGTLSGGEQQMLAMGRALMAHPRLLLLDEPSLGLAPKITDEIFAIIHQLSRGGTTILLVEQNAARALSGSDRAYLLANGEMVQQGQSDQLLNDPALRAAFLGAASHDSPQASRLGAAGLTNIRLEKPDMRQQNFMPAFDNAEQLKAHQLAGLQWTVRHAYEGSSFYRQQLDHAGVTPESIVSLDDLQRLPFTDANDLRDGYPFPLRAVPFEQIVRVHASSGTTGKRKVLCYTQKDLDNWTDFFARCYQMAGVTPLDRIQIAVGYGVWTAGMGFQLGCEKIGAMAVPVGPGNIDMQIQFLIDFQSTVFCSTASMALLMAEEIHRRGLADQINVKKIIYGSERSSVSMRRKISELFGGAELFDITGLTELYGPGTGIECSDHDCIHYWGDYYILEIIDPETLQPVPDGEWGEMVVTSLCKEAAPLIRYRTHDITRIIPGSCSCGNPLPRHSRIKGRSDDTIKFRGVNIYPSSLDTILSLVPGLGSEYQIHLSRDDDSARDHMRMVVERGEGVEAGRSAELIHEAVHQIKKQLLVSVELEVVDYGTLPRSEKKSQRVFDTRIQDEIV; via the coding sequence ATGACAGCTATAAACAACACTGATCGCAAAGTTCCACTGCTCGAAATCACCAACCTCACCGCCCACTACGGCGCGGCGCAGGCCCTGTTCGGCGTCGATCTGCAGATTCATCAGGGCGAAACCGTCGCCCTGGTCGGCGCCAACGGTGCCGGTAAAAGCACCCTGCTTAAGTGCGTTATGGGCCTGGTCACACCCAGCGGCGGCACCATCCACCTCGATGGCCAGCCGGTCACCGGCAACGCTCCGGCCACCATGGTGCGCCACGGTTTGGCGTTCTCCCCGGAAGGGCGCGAAGTGTTCCCGCATCTCAGTGTTGAGGAAAACCTCACCCTTGGTGCCATGGCGCTCAAACTAAGGCGTGGAGAACAACAGACCCGCCTCGATGAAGTCTATCAACGCTTTGCCAAGCTCAAGGAGCGGCGCAATCAACTTGCCGGTACTCTGTCCGGCGGCGAACAGCAGATGCTGGCCATGGGCCGGGCATTGATGGCCCACCCGCGCCTGCTGCTGCTTGACGAACCGAGCCTTGGCCTGGCACCGAAAATCACCGATGAAATCTTTGCCATTATCCACCAACTGTCGCGCGGCGGTACCACCATCCTGCTGGTGGAGCAGAACGCTGCCCGTGCCCTGAGCGGATCTGACCGTGCCTATCTGCTGGCCAACGGTGAGATGGTCCAGCAGGGGCAAAGCGACCAGTTACTTAATGACCCCGCGTTACGTGCTGCCTTTTTGGGGGCGGCCAGTCATGACAGCCCACAGGCCAGCCGCCTCGGCGCCGCCGGTCTGACCAATATCCGTCTGGAGAAACCCGATATGCGTCAACAGAACTTTATGCCCGCGTTTGACAACGCAGAACAACTCAAGGCCCACCAGCTGGCCGGTCTGCAGTGGACCGTGCGTCATGCCTATGAAGGGTCGAGCTTTTACCGCCAGCAACTTGATCATGCCGGGGTGACACCGGAGAGCATCGTCAGCCTTGATGACCTGCAACGCCTGCCGTTCACCGATGCCAACGACCTGCGCGACGGCTACCCGTTTCCGCTGCGTGCCGTCCCCTTTGAGCAGATTGTCCGTGTTCACGCCAGCTCCGGCACCACCGGCAAACGCAAGGTGCTGTGCTACACTCAGAAAGATCTCGACAACTGGACCGACTTTTTCGCCCGCTGCTACCAGATGGCCGGGGTGACGCCGCTGGACCGCATCCAGATCGCCGTTGGTTACGGCGTGTGGACGGCCGGTATGGGGTTCCAACTTGGCTGCGAGAAGATCGGTGCCATGGCCGTTCCGGTCGGGCCGGGCAACATTGACATGCAGATCCAGTTCCTGATCGATTTCCAGTCGACGGTGTTCTGCTCCACGGCGTCCATGGCTTTGTTGATGGCGGAAGAGATTCACCGTCGCGGTCTGGCCGACCAGATCAATGTCAAGAAGATCATCTATGGTTCCGAGCGCTCGTCGGTGTCGATGCGGCGCAAGATTTCCGAGCTGTTCGGCGGTGCCGAGTTGTTTGATATCACTGGCTTAACCGAATTGTACGGCCCCGGAACAGGCATCGAGTGCTCCGATCACGACTGCATCCACTACTGGGGTGACTATTATATTCTGGAGATTATCGACCCGGAAACCCTGCAACCGGTGCCGGACGGTGAATGGGGTGAGATGGTGGTGACCAGTTTGTGCAAAGAGGCAGCACCGTTGATCCGCTATCGCACCCACGATATCACCCGCATTATCCCCGGCTCCTGCAGTTGCGGCAATCCGCTGCCGCGCCATTCGCGTATCAAAGGCCGCTCCGACGACACCATCAAATTCCGCGGTGTCAACATTTACCCGAGCAGCCTTGACACGATTCTCTCCCTGGTGCCGGGTCTGGGCAGCGAGTATCAGATTCACCTCAGCCGCGACGACGACTCAGCCCGCGACCACATGCGCATGGTGGTGGAACGCGGCGAGGGCGTGGAGGCCGGACGCAGTGCCGAGCTGATTCACGAGGCGGTGCATCAGATCAAGAAGCAACTGCTGGTCAGTGTGGAGCTGGAGGTGGTCGATTACGGCACGTTGCCGCGTTCGGAGAAGAAGAGTCAGCGGGTGTTTGATACGCGGATTCAGGATGAGATTGTCTGA
- a CDS encoding 2-oxoacid:acceptor oxidoreductase family protein, which translates to MKQQIIVSGIGGQGVLFLTRVIAQVAVNRGIPVLTSETHGMAQRGGTVLSSIKVGDFASPLIRAGQADVGLLLWDANLSVHQPLLRADGTLVISSEQPGVGKRIAAAKLARDLGNAVLANLILLGLAVRDAVLFCTVAECEEAIRQLAPERFVEQNLAAFRLGLEGSV; encoded by the coding sequence ATGAAGCAGCAGATCATTGTCAGTGGTATCGGCGGACAAGGGGTGCTGTTTCTTACCCGGGTGATTGCCCAGGTGGCGGTGAATCGCGGCATCCCGGTATTAACCTCGGAAACCCACGGCATGGCCCAGCGCGGCGGCACCGTGTTGTCGTCGATCAAGGTCGGCGACTTTGCCAGCCCGTTGATCCGCGCCGGTCAGGCCGATGTCGGCCTGTTATTGTGGGACGCCAACCTCAGTGTGCATCAGCCGTTGCTGCGTGCCGACGGCACTCTGGTGATCAGCAGTGAACAGCCCGGTGTCGGCAAACGGATTGCTGCGGCCAAGTTGGCGCGGGATTTGGGTAATGCGGTACTAGCCAACCTGATTTTGCTCGGTTTGGCTGTGCGTGATGCGGTGTTGTTCTGTACGGTGGCAGAGTGTGAAGAGGCGATTCGTCAGTTGGCTCCTGAACGGTTTGTTGAGCAGAATTTGGCGGCTTTTCGGCTTGGGTTGGAAGGGTCTGTCTAA
- a CDS encoding Fic family protein, translated as MNITAIQPLLPSIEKCDELRSQACNVIAGSAAIAGKLHPKTLQAVENLLRIVNSYYSNLIEGNSTHPSDIEDATNGHYDADTAKRELQLEGLAHIHCQRIIAERLVSGEEFRPAGKEFLCWVHKEFYDQLPESMHYVTHNEKDVRIRVVGGELRTGGVIVGRHVAPQKDIISDMLQVFETTYAGRVHGDTRIIAAAAAHHRLMWIHPFFDGNGRVARLFTDAYFKSIPVRGYGLWSVSRGLARDRDKYKAMLANTDMVRQGPLDGRGNLSEKRVIEWCAYFLDICLDQTDYMSRMLDVDNLLSRVDGYVRLRHERMIPDPCPGRYQGLNLEAANVIKEVILHGELGRGEAAAFTGLTRKGRDIVGQLVSEKILVSDTPKGPVRLGLPVDMAGKLFPEIYPDKVGIFL; from the coding sequence ATGAACATTACAGCGATACAGCCTCTGTTGCCCAGTATTGAAAAATGCGACGAGCTTAGAAGCCAGGCGTGCAACGTCATTGCCGGCTCTGCCGCTATTGCCGGGAAGCTCCACCCAAAAACTCTTCAAGCCGTGGAGAACCTGTTGCGAATCGTCAACAGTTACTATTCCAACCTGATTGAAGGGAACAGCACCCACCCGAGCGATATTGAAGATGCAACAAATGGACACTATGACGCGGATACCGCCAAACGCGAACTGCAACTCGAAGGCCTTGCTCACATTCATTGTCAGCGGATAATCGCTGAGAGACTTGTCTCTGGTGAAGAGTTTCGTCCTGCCGGTAAGGAATTTCTATGTTGGGTCCATAAAGAATTCTATGATCAACTTCCGGAATCAATGCACTATGTTACGCACAATGAAAAAGACGTGCGAATACGAGTCGTTGGTGGCGAATTGCGAACTGGGGGAGTTATTGTCGGGCGTCATGTTGCCCCACAAAAAGACATTATCTCTGACATGTTGCAGGTTTTTGAAACAACTTATGCCGGAAGAGTTCATGGCGACACCCGCATTATAGCGGCAGCGGCGGCACATCATCGCCTGATGTGGATTCACCCGTTCTTCGATGGCAACGGTCGCGTTGCTCGATTATTCACGGACGCCTATTTTAAGTCTATTCCTGTGCGCGGCTATGGCTTGTGGAGCGTCAGTCGTGGATTGGCCAGAGATCGTGACAAATACAAGGCCATGCTTGCAAATACCGATATGGTAAGGCAAGGGCCTTTAGATGGTCGTGGAAACCTCTCGGAAAAACGAGTGATAGAATGGTGCGCGTATTTTCTCGATATATGCCTTGATCAAACAGATTATATGTCCCGGATGTTGGATGTTGATAACCTGCTTTCACGCGTGGACGGCTACGTCCGACTTCGACACGAACGCATGATTCCCGATCCCTGTCCAGGGCGTTACCAGGGCCTGAATTTGGAAGCGGCCAACGTCATTAAAGAAGTGATTCTTCATGGCGAGCTTGGCCGGGGTGAAGCTGCGGCATTTACCGGGCTCACTCGAAAGGGCCGAGATATCGTCGGGCAGTTGGTCAGCGAAAAGATTCTGGTATCTGATACGCCCAAAGGGCCGGTACGCCTCGGGCTGCCGGTTGATATGGCCGGGAAATTGTTTCCGGAAATCTACCCTGATAAGGTGGGAATTTTTTTATGA
- a CDS encoding branched-chain amino acid ABC transporter permease, translated as MTRQEHLSYFIRLHRTGLTVTLLCALIVLYPLVQDNPYTLGLSNLVAIHVIVVLGLNLFIGYAGQISLGHAAFFGLGAYGSAIGTVTYELSPWPTMFGVAVLVALLALIIGVPTLRLSGHYLAMATLGFNLVVYTVLQQWDEVTGGVSGFYGIPSLAIGSFAFDDEVRFHYLVWGMALLSLLLCLNLVRSGVGRGLAALAGDETAAAALGVNTQISKVKVFVLSAVLASVAGSLYAHCYNYISPASFDIFVSTDLVIMVVIGGMGSIWGSLFGATLITLLPEWIDVFESYKDFVHGGILVLVLMFLPQGFVTGLVDLIKTRQALRRSRHAAS; from the coding sequence ATGACCCGCCAGGAACATCTCAGCTATTTCATCCGCCTGCATCGCACCGGCCTTACGGTCACGCTGCTGTGCGCGTTGATTGTGCTCTATCCGCTGGTGCAGGACAACCCCTACACCCTTGGCCTGTCCAACCTGGTCGCCATCCACGTCATCGTCGTGCTCGGTCTCAACCTGTTCATTGGCTATGCCGGTCAGATCTCCCTCGGCCATGCCGCCTTTTTCGGCCTCGGTGCGTACGGCTCGGCCATCGGCACCGTCACCTATGAGCTGTCCCCCTGGCCAACCATGTTCGGCGTTGCCGTGCTGGTCGCGTTACTGGCGCTGATCATCGGCGTGCCCACGCTGCGCCTGTCCGGGCACTACCTGGCCATGGCCACCCTCGGCTTCAATCTGGTGGTCTACACCGTCCTTCAGCAATGGGACGAGGTCACCGGTGGGGTCAGCGGTTTTTACGGCATCCCCTCACTGGCCATCGGTAGCTTTGCCTTTGACGACGAAGTGCGTTTTCATTATCTGGTGTGGGGCATGGCACTGCTGAGTCTATTATTGTGCCTCAATCTGGTGCGCAGCGGTGTTGGTCGCGGCCTTGCCGCTCTAGCTGGCGATGAAACAGCGGCCGCCGCACTCGGTGTTAATACCCAAATCAGCAAGGTGAAGGTGTTTGTGCTGTCGGCAGTGCTGGCCTCGGTCGCCGGAAGTCTTTACGCCCATTGCTACAACTACATCAGTCCGGCGTCTTTCGACATCTTTGTCTCCACCGATTTGGTAATCATGGTGGTGATCGGCGGTATGGGCTCGATCTGGGGCTCGCTGTTTGGCGCCACCCTCATCACCTTGTTGCCCGAGTGGATCGATGTGTTTGAGTCGTACAAAGATTTCGTTCACGGCGGTATTCTGGTACTGGTGCTGATGTTCCTGCCCCAGGGCTTTGTCACCGGCCTGGTGGACCTGATCAAAACCCGCCAGGCCCTGCGCAGGAGTCGCCATGCTGCATCTTGA